One part of the Pandoraea faecigallinarum genome encodes these proteins:
- a CDS encoding alpha/beta hydrolase, translating to MIHGLGGTISDFGPLRSCLEAEGFCVETVTLPGHGGSPEDLLGISVADWTDAVRLSYLAMKQRHDVVHIVGMCMGALLAVEVVKSEGHLSGGLVMLAPPMFVDGWSLPWYKVVRHLAYLIPSLARRIKVRESAPYGVKNEKIRSIVRARLKRGDAFHYSWIPLKSLREFDSLRVRARRNLHQVRCSTLVVHARYDELTSPRSAALLMRKIGRGQQACDVRVVQLENSYHMICVDNDRDHVVNSVIEFLSSMSSASS from the coding sequence ATGATTCACGGTCTAGGAGGTACGATTTCCGATTTCGGTCCGCTTCGCTCGTGCCTGGAAGCGGAGGGGTTTTGCGTGGAGACGGTGACTCTCCCAGGCCATGGAGGAAGTCCGGAAGATCTTCTGGGGATAAGCGTCGCGGACTGGACGGATGCCGTGCGTCTTTCGTACCTGGCGATGAAGCAGCGGCACGACGTAGTTCATATCGTCGGCATGTGTATGGGCGCACTCCTCGCCGTCGAAGTGGTAAAAAGCGAAGGCCACCTATCCGGCGGCCTTGTTATGCTGGCTCCGCCGATGTTCGTCGACGGTTGGTCCTTGCCCTGGTACAAGGTGGTGAGGCATCTTGCCTATCTCATACCCTCGCTAGCCCGTCGCATCAAGGTTCGCGAGTCCGCGCCGTACGGAGTCAAGAACGAGAAAATTCGATCGATCGTGCGTGCGAGACTTAAGCGAGGAGATGCCTTTCACTATAGCTGGATTCCGCTCAAGAGCTTGCGGGAGTTCGACTCACTCCGCGTAAGAGCGCGCAGAAATCTGCACCAAGTGCGATGTAGCACGCTAGTTGTCCATGCGCGTTACGATGAACTGACGAGTCCCCGCTCCGCGGCGCTGCTTATGCGCAAGATCGGCCGGGGGCAGCAAGCATGCGACGTTCGTGTTGTACAGCTGGAAAACAGCTATCACATGATCTGCGTCGATAACGACCGGGATCACGTTGTCAACAGCGTCATCGAGTTCCTTTCGTCAATGTCGTCGGCCAGCAGTTGA
- a CDS encoding virulence factor family protein: protein MKFRYWFPVAAGLLAVGLSLMPAASKIDGGRFGKLRIASVDGPVAGVTLLFSSAEGWTERDRAIARELADRGILTVGIDSRRYLANLSKEKADCQYLPGDAEFVSQQLQRDLSTPIYHTPVVAGFGIGGRIAQVIRDQAAANTVKGAVVSSTGSEPQLPIALCDAPAPGVNLERREFVDRLPPDDTRAFVDTIRRRASERADEATQPNFSTLPLIELPASGASGRLAVVMSGDGGWRDLDKEISEHLRSDGVSVVGWDSLRYFWTEKTPDQTAGALKQVLDHYANMWHTPKITLIGYSFGANVLPFAYNRLPDRLKAKVDQLVLLAPEPSADFQIRVSGWLGLHQEALAKNVREQIATLPTKNVQCFYGAEESQSLCPSLLDTLAEVVRTDGGHHFDGNYRAIEQKILSFHRRSTAGRRH from the coding sequence ATGAAGTTCAGATACTGGTTTCCCGTCGCTGCCGGCCTGCTGGCCGTCGGCCTGTCCCTCATGCCCGCAGCCAGCAAGATCGACGGAGGGCGATTTGGAAAACTGCGTATCGCGTCGGTCGATGGCCCCGTTGCAGGAGTCACTCTGCTGTTTTCATCGGCCGAAGGTTGGACCGAGCGAGATCGGGCCATCGCGAGGGAACTGGCGGATCGCGGAATCCTGACGGTTGGCATCGATAGCCGTCGCTATCTCGCAAACTTGTCCAAGGAAAAAGCCGACTGCCAGTATCTTCCCGGAGATGCCGAGTTCGTCAGCCAACAACTTCAAAGAGACCTATCAACACCGATCTATCACACACCCGTCGTCGCGGGCTTCGGCATCGGCGGACGCATCGCTCAGGTGATTCGCGATCAGGCTGCAGCGAACACGGTCAAGGGCGCCGTCGTGTCGTCGACAGGTTCAGAGCCGCAACTGCCTATTGCGCTATGCGACGCCCCCGCCCCGGGTGTCAACCTCGAACGGCGGGAATTCGTGGACCGGTTACCACCAGACGACACCCGCGCGTTCGTTGACACCATCCGCCGCCGCGCGTCAGAGCGAGCTGATGAGGCTACGCAGCCTAATTTCTCGACACTGCCGCTCATCGAGCTACCGGCGTCAGGGGCATCGGGTAGGCTCGCGGTCGTCATGTCCGGCGATGGCGGATGGCGCGATCTCGACAAAGAAATCTCCGAGCACCTGAGAAGCGATGGCGTTTCAGTGGTCGGTTGGGATAGCCTTCGGTATTTCTGGACTGAGAAGACTCCCGACCAGACTGCGGGGGCGCTCAAACAAGTGCTGGATCACTACGCGAACATGTGGCACACGCCGAAAATAACATTGATCGGTTATTCGTTCGGGGCGAATGTGCTTCCATTCGCATACAATCGCCTCCCGGATCGCCTGAAGGCTAAAGTAGATCAACTCGTTCTCCTGGCACCGGAGCCTTCGGCCGACTTTCAGATTCGAGTCTCCGGCTGGCTCGGATTGCATCAGGAAGCGCTCGCAAAAAATGTCCGTGAACAAATAGCGACGTTGCCTACCAAGAACGTTCAGTGCTTCTATGGGGCGGAAGAATCACAATCCCTGTGTCCATCTTTGCTCGACACGCTCGCAGAAGTGGTAAGGACCGATGGTGGTCATCACTTCGACGGGAACTATCGGGCGATCGAGCAAAAGATCCTGTCGTTTCATCGCCGCTCAACTGCTGGCCGACGACATTGA
- a CDS encoding phosphatidylglycerol lysyltransferase domain-containing protein — protein MKYVATHYNNKWQPQKNIPQNFQKILKNLPRLSDWPRKGWTPNAWTPAAIWASPHTQGHASGNKLRIRFSKTATSRKRNMPWFIQYLLRSQSKSYSFSRLSLPSGYVLARIGTPVCGAIAAIAVISDALASSPAVEGLMDILINGDLVWLAVAPLTTFVFLLTLGARDLSHWGATLAGCASFSAIQAGAPLWALLLAPGLSTSAVVVLTIVLRRSHRSLTRRFAFRSFATLATSAPFGLLLLTHVSRAQVSLQAPDTRSASILLLLTFSAWRLLRPASGRGLTPSADDIRDAQLIAHRFPRSDAGLMLMGDKSLLFSASRSSFLAYAKYGRTWVALYDPVGPRNEWPALLDAFIELAKEHSGTAAFYQVRPESIQMYVDAGLALMKVGEEAWLDLDTFSVSGARRAHLRYALKRGEREGLTYRLVSPGEISSALPSLRAASNAWLHHRKASERCFSIAAFDESFVKRHSAIVVSRGSDTLAFATYMTSSDGSEATTGVMRVIPSAPACTMEYLFTHLSLELKAAGFSRFSLGVAPFSGIKRSSISTSCNRIGYVISRHGGSAYNFRGLRSFKEKFSPRWTPRYLAASGRLGLYKALAALPGLTAGKRS, from the coding sequence ATGAAATACGTGGCTACGCACTACAACAATAAGTGGCAACCCCAGAAAAATATTCCGCAAAATTTTCAAAAAATTTTAAAAAACCTACCTCGCTTATCAGACTGGCCCCGGAAAGGCTGGACCCCGAACGCATGGACCCCGGCGGCAATATGGGCGAGCCCCCATACCCAAGGGCACGCCTCCGGCAACAAACTGCGAATCAGGTTTTCAAAAACGGCGACAAGCCGAAAACGAAACATGCCTTGGTTTATTCAATACCTACTGAGATCGCAGTCGAAGTCATATTCTTTTTCGCGGTTGTCTCTACCAAGCGGGTACGTCCTCGCGCGTATTGGGACTCCTGTGTGCGGCGCGATCGCCGCAATTGCCGTCATCTCCGATGCGCTAGCATCGTCGCCCGCCGTCGAAGGTCTGATGGACATTCTGATTAATGGCGATTTGGTGTGGCTAGCGGTTGCACCTCTTACCACGTTCGTCTTCTTGCTTACCCTCGGCGCAAGAGATCTGTCCCACTGGGGCGCGACGCTCGCGGGATGCGCCTCGTTCTCCGCTATCCAAGCCGGAGCTCCGCTGTGGGCACTCCTACTCGCGCCAGGCCTATCGACGTCGGCAGTGGTTGTCCTGACGATTGTGCTCCGTCGCTCGCACCGATCGCTCACAAGGCGATTCGCTTTTCGCTCGTTCGCCACGCTTGCGACATCTGCACCGTTCGGGCTGCTTCTTCTGACGCACGTATCCCGGGCACAGGTGAGCTTACAAGCACCCGACACCCGGTCGGCGAGCATATTGCTGCTCCTCACATTCTCTGCGTGGCGTCTTCTTCGACCAGCATCGGGCAGAGGTCTCACGCCAAGCGCGGACGATATTCGTGACGCGCAGCTGATCGCCCATCGATTTCCGCGTAGCGACGCCGGGCTCATGCTCATGGGCGACAAGAGTCTCCTATTCTCCGCGTCGAGATCGTCGTTTCTCGCGTATGCCAAGTACGGAAGGACCTGGGTGGCACTTTACGACCCTGTCGGCCCGCGCAATGAATGGCCCGCGTTGCTTGACGCCTTTATCGAACTGGCGAAAGAGCATTCAGGTACCGCTGCGTTCTATCAGGTACGCCCCGAGTCGATCCAGATGTATGTAGACGCGGGTTTGGCACTCATGAAAGTCGGAGAGGAAGCGTGGCTCGATCTGGACACGTTCTCTGTCAGCGGTGCCCGCAGAGCCCATCTCAGATATGCATTGAAGAGAGGGGAACGAGAAGGGTTGACCTATCGGTTGGTGTCGCCCGGCGAGATATCGAGCGCTCTACCGTCATTGCGGGCAGCGTCAAATGCCTGGCTGCACCACAGAAAGGCGTCCGAGAGGTGCTTTTCTATAGCGGCGTTTGACGAGAGCTTCGTGAAAAGGCACTCGGCGATTGTCGTAAGTAGAGGGAGCGACACCCTGGCTTTCGCAACATACATGACATCGAGCGACGGCAGCGAGGCAACGACCGGGGTCATGCGTGTCATCCCGAGTGCGCCGGCCTGCACGATGGAATACCTCTTTACTCATCTGTCACTCGAACTGAAAGCTGCGGGATTCTCTCGCTTCAGCCTCGGCGTCGCCCCGTTCTCAGGGATCAAACGATCGTCGATATCGACGTCATGCAACCGCATTGGATACGTCATTTCACGCCATGGCGGCAGTGCGTACAACTTCCGTGGCTTGCGTTCGTTTAAAGAAAAGTTCTCGCCGCGCTGGACGCCTCGCTATCTCGCGGCAAGCGGGCGTCTCGGGCTATACAAGGCACTTGCTGCACTTCCAGGCCTCACCGCAGGTAAACGATCATGA
- a CDS encoding helix-turn-helix domain-containing protein, giving the protein MSLPLFGDFSCIGGGGASGVAVTISAERVDSFVARWIGGHLVESVSFAFEPLARDVAVQWNLATNCLLKMMRLKQLPELAVKSLIEHIIRLLVTGHRNNYTHLLDRPQHIEAQARAAIALIQSDPLGWRTLSAVALKLGCATAALDKGIRRLAGKGFSELHYEARLDGVHQALANGEGKGFVGTLRAFGFSISERFVLAYSRRFGEPPSSTYRNNPNAEGVATLVERREGGFSEEVINRFIDESIKKPISLADLARLVGMSEHATIAAFKSQFSRTPIQYVIERKLDRAGDMLRRGSESILAIALECGFGTQSYLTSKMKRHWGVTPGQVRAASRQSDRGGAVALR; this is encoded by the coding sequence ATGTCGCTGCCGTTGTTCGGTGATTTTTCGTGTATAGGCGGCGGAGGAGCTTCCGGCGTTGCGGTAACGATCAGCGCCGAGCGTGTCGATAGCTTCGTTGCTCGCTGGATAGGCGGTCATCTCGTCGAGTCGGTCAGTTTCGCATTCGAGCCGCTAGCGCGGGACGTTGCCGTGCAATGGAATCTGGCAACCAACTGTTTGCTGAAGATGATGAGACTGAAGCAGTTGCCGGAGCTCGCGGTGAAGTCGTTGATCGAGCACATAATTCGACTGCTTGTCACCGGGCACAGAAACAACTACACGCACCTGCTCGATCGTCCTCAGCATATCGAGGCGCAGGCGCGCGCCGCAATCGCGCTAATCCAGTCAGATCCGTTGGGCTGGCGAACGCTCTCGGCCGTGGCGCTGAAGCTCGGTTGTGCGACTGCGGCACTTGACAAGGGGATTCGACGCCTGGCGGGAAAGGGCTTCTCCGAACTTCACTACGAGGCGCGCCTGGATGGTGTTCATCAGGCGTTGGCCAACGGTGAGGGGAAGGGGTTTGTGGGGACGTTGCGAGCCTTTGGATTTTCCATCTCCGAGCGGTTTGTGCTCGCGTATAGCCGCCGATTCGGAGAGCCGCCCAGTTCGACTTATCGAAATAACCCTAACGCAGAGGGCGTTGCGACGCTCGTTGAGCGGCGCGAAGGCGGATTCAGCGAAGAGGTAATCAACAGGTTCATCGACGAGTCGATCAAAAAACCGATTTCGCTTGCGGATCTGGCGCGACTTGTCGGTATGAGCGAGCACGCGACGATCGCTGCATTCAAGTCCCAGTTTTCGAGGACACCAATTCAATACGTCATAGAGCGAAAACTGGACCGCGCTGGCGATATGTTGAGACGCGGGTCTGAAAGCATTCTCGCGATTGCGTTGGAGTGTGGCTTTGGAACACAAAGCTACTTGACGTCGAAGATGAAGCGGCACTGGGGTGTTACGCCCGGTCAGGTTCGTGCGGCATCGAGGCAAAGCGATAGGGGAGGGGCGGTCGCTCTTCGGTAA
- a CDS encoding type 4 pilus major pilin: protein MVSQTSSVENFPVKIGGGVLKDQSGFTLIEALVVMVVGVAVLAGAAAGIGRLFAASNVSTEAQNITLIAANIQSMKDGPQGYKALSMATAKAFNVIPGNMTVSGDDKSPVVTNVWNGTVTFAPVSGDKSFDITYEGVPAEACNQLALKLKGGGWEAMQAGSASIKAESSLADIDKACKAAGGKMVFRSR, encoded by the coding sequence ATGGTGAGTCAGACGAGTAGTGTCGAGAATTTTCCCGTGAAGATCGGCGGTGGGGTTTTGAAAGATCAATCCGGCTTTACGCTGATTGAGGCGCTGGTGGTCATGGTGGTCGGTGTGGCGGTCTTGGCCGGCGCCGCTGCGGGGATTGGTCGGCTATTTGCGGCAAGTAACGTCTCCACCGAGGCGCAAAATATTACGCTAATTGCCGCAAATATCCAAAGCATGAAAGACGGACCTCAGGGCTACAAGGCCCTTAGCATGGCGACAGCGAAGGCGTTCAATGTTATTCCCGGGAATATGACGGTTTCTGGCGACGACAAGTCGCCGGTCGTCACAAATGTCTGGAATGGCACGGTCACGTTCGCGCCGGTCTCAGGTGACAAGTCTTTCGATATCACATATGAGGGGGTCCCGGCTGAAGCGTGCAACCAACTTGCCTTGAAGCTTAAAGGCGGCGGCTGGGAAGCCATGCAGGCCGGAAGTGCTTCTATCAAGGCAGAATCGAGTTTAGCTGATATCGATAAGGCATGTAAGGCGGCGGGCGGCAAGATGGTCTTTCGGTCGCGCTAA
- a CDS encoding prepilin peptidase: protein MTNELTAGLIGLVVGSFVNVVVFRLPDLLRVEVQSVWAVLKGLSFPGSSCPCCAKRLVWWENVPVVSYVILHGKCRTCGYAIPIRYVGIELLVCLEYLALAIIGQWSVFPIFLITTLTILAFLDLEHRLLPDLLTLPLLAVGILGAALSESRSIAGACAAAALAFGYFFLVCFASKRIAGRDALGGGDAKLAAALGAWFGVAGVGMIVFLSGIISLVIALARRADGKEGVGEKFPFGTALCAVAVGEFFLSASLRDVGSLWPALTGSVF from the coding sequence ATGACTAATGAATTGACTGCCGGGTTGATTGGGCTGGTTGTTGGGAGTTTCGTCAATGTGGTCGTTTTTCGCCTTCCCGATCTGTTGCGTGTCGAGGTTCAAAGTGTTTGGGCGGTGCTCAAGGGGCTTTCTTTTCCGGGGTCCTCGTGCCCGTGTTGTGCGAAGCGACTGGTGTGGTGGGAGAACGTGCCTGTAGTGAGTTACGTGATCCTCCACGGGAAGTGTAGGACCTGTGGGTATGCAATCCCGATCCGGTATGTCGGGATCGAGCTTCTGGTGTGCCTTGAGTACCTAGCGTTGGCGATTATTGGGCAGTGGAGCGTCTTTCCGATCTTTCTGATCACGACGCTCACGATCCTGGCCTTCCTCGATCTCGAACATCGCCTGCTGCCGGATTTATTGACGCTTCCGTTGCTCGCTGTTGGGATTCTGGGGGCTGCGTTAAGTGAGAGCCGGTCGATAGCCGGTGCTTGCGCGGCCGCCGCACTGGCATTCGGGTATTTCTTTCTTGTTTGCTTTGCAAGCAAGCGGATTGCCGGCCGCGACGCGCTTGGCGGGGGTGACGCAAAGCTTGCCGCCGCGCTTGGCGCCTGGTTTGGAGTAGCTGGTGTCGGAATGATCGTGTTTCTGTCGGGAATCATATCGTTGGTCATTGCGTTAGCGCGCAGAGCCGATGGCAAAGAAGGCGTCGGCGAGAAATTTCCGTTTGGGACGGCGCTTTGTGCTGTTGCTGTAGGCGAATTCTTCCTTTCTGCGTCGTTGCGTGATGTTGGATCGTTGTGGCCTGCGTTGACGGGAAGCGTGTTTTGA
- a CDS encoding toxin co-regulated pilus biosynthesis Q family protein: MNRVATLFVFGYCVVPLSSGAQGRVANGPVISSPLMSAASSWGEQKVERVGTGQIPPAQDVVSTAREALPSEGNADVSVSHITMSSSDAPVPMERGGMVRENEALNGRMTGDTPAHSLSSAEVATSKWEVLQGASLQDGLKRWADAMGYELVWDAPYDFPIRASLVFDGDFVAAVTKLFDAYRDAGRPLQVDIYKEQRLVRVFPQDDVAYE, encoded by the coding sequence ATGAACCGCGTTGCGACGCTTTTCGTGTTCGGTTACTGCGTTGTGCCGTTGTCGTCTGGTGCGCAGGGCCGGGTGGCCAATGGTCCCGTCATCTCGTCTCCCTTGATGAGCGCCGCGTCTTCGTGGGGTGAGCAAAAGGTCGAACGTGTTGGCACTGGGCAGATTCCTCCTGCTCAGGACGTTGTGTCCACCGCGCGCGAGGCGTTGCCTAGCGAGGGGAATGCGGATGTTTCTGTATCCCACATCACAATGTCGTCGTCTGATGCGCCCGTTCCAATGGAACGTGGGGGCATGGTTCGTGAAAACGAAGCGCTAAACGGAAGAATGACCGGCGATACACCTGCTCATTCGCTGTCCTCCGCCGAAGTGGCGACTTCGAAGTGGGAAGTCCTGCAAGGCGCGTCGTTGCAAGACGGCTTGAAACGCTGGGCCGATGCCATGGGTTACGAGCTTGTGTGGGACGCACCTTACGATTTTCCGATTCGCGCCAGTCTGGTGTTCGACGGCGATTTCGTCGCAGCAGTAACGAAGCTCTTCGACGCGTATCGGGACGCGGGACGACCTTTGCAGGTCGATATATATAAGGAGCAACGTCTGGTGCGTGTGTTCCCTCAGGACGATGTGGCCTATGAATAA
- a CDS encoding PilN family type IVB pilus formation outer membrane protein — translation MNKTLQIAMAVVLTLGASACSFRRGVETRSEEVLRAATANVDTLRNASLPSAVTVHDKGFWVSTREVPLKRGTVDVSCNITLMQTSPISLFELGSRIESICGIPVDVDVSQPVKQANGSQSDRESGREAQSLPTLLSRPDAQRAMGASVPMLAELKWSGALSGLLGQVTSQTGTHWEATGGRIRIFKFATKVFRIYALPGTEALSTSMGTAGSLTSGSASSGGGGGMSGGGMSGGASGGSMGGGTVGTSTQNVQISVKQSIMSDVEKAVTGMLSRDGSMVLSPSTASVAVTDTPAVLARVRDYVEQQNRILTTQVVLNVKILSVTFDRADQYAIDWNKLAYASSRFGLSLASQAALEQNTKARHGEVQILRGPFKDTKLLVDALSTQGKVSVVTQPSVTTLNLQAVPMQVATQTAYAAAVTNTVTPQVGTSTGITPGTVTTGFNMLLLPYAMPDGRVLLKYDIGISNLKHIDKFGDAARGQVQLPTVDQWAFSQKVRLRSGETLVLSGYDQDQNSTDDSGTFVPQNILMGGSNAAQRRHTVIVILINPVVIS, via the coding sequence ATGAATAAGACCTTACAGATCGCGATGGCGGTGGTCCTCACGCTTGGCGCGAGCGCGTGCTCGTTCAGACGAGGCGTCGAGACCCGGAGCGAAGAAGTACTTCGCGCGGCCACCGCGAATGTGGACACGCTGCGCAACGCGTCGCTGCCTAGCGCGGTGACCGTGCACGACAAGGGTTTTTGGGTGTCGACCCGCGAGGTGCCATTGAAGCGCGGCACTGTCGACGTTTCCTGCAACATCACGCTTATGCAGACTTCGCCGATTTCGCTCTTCGAACTCGGCTCCCGGATCGAAAGCATTTGCGGAATTCCGGTCGACGTCGACGTGAGTCAACCTGTTAAACAAGCCAACGGCAGCCAGTCGGACCGTGAATCGGGCCGTGAAGCTCAGTCGCTGCCAACGCTCTTGAGTCGTCCAGACGCGCAGCGAGCCATGGGAGCGTCTGTGCCCATGCTCGCGGAGCTCAAGTGGTCGGGGGCACTATCCGGGTTGCTGGGCCAGGTAACGTCGCAGACTGGCACGCACTGGGAAGCCACCGGGGGGAGAATTCGGATATTCAAGTTCGCCACCAAGGTTTTCAGGATATACGCGTTACCTGGTACCGAGGCATTGTCCACGTCCATGGGAACCGCAGGCTCGCTTACCAGTGGTAGCGCGTCGTCCGGCGGAGGTGGTGGCATGTCAGGTGGTGGCATGTCGGGCGGGGCATCCGGAGGGAGCATGGGCGGTGGCACGGTAGGCACGTCGACGCAGAACGTTCAGATATCGGTGAAGCAGTCGATCATGAGCGACGTTGAGAAGGCCGTCACCGGCATGCTCTCGCGCGATGGATCGATGGTGCTGTCGCCGTCGACCGCCTCAGTCGCTGTCACGGACACACCTGCAGTGCTTGCCCGCGTTCGTGATTACGTCGAGCAGCAAAACCGAATTCTCACGACACAAGTTGTTCTGAACGTCAAGATTCTGAGCGTGACGTTTGACCGAGCCGATCAGTATGCGATCGATTGGAACAAGCTGGCTTACGCCTCGTCTCGCTTTGGACTGTCATTGGCGTCGCAAGCGGCGCTGGAACAAAACACCAAGGCACGGCATGGCGAGGTCCAAATTCTTCGAGGTCCATTCAAGGATACCAAGCTCTTGGTAGACGCCCTCTCGACGCAAGGAAAGGTTTCCGTGGTGACGCAGCCTTCGGTCACAACTTTGAACCTCCAAGCCGTACCTATGCAGGTTGCGACGCAGACGGCTTACGCTGCGGCGGTGACAAACACGGTGACACCGCAGGTGGGGACCAGCACTGGCATCACCCCAGGAACCGTGACGACCGGTTTCAACATGCTGCTGCTACCTTACGCCATGCCGGATGGGCGGGTGCTGCTCAAGTACGACATCGGCATCAGCAACCTTAAACATATTGACAAGTTCGGTGATGCAGCCAGGGGACAGGTGCAGTTACCCACCGTCGACCAGTGGGCTTTCAGCCAGAAGGTTCGACTTCGTTCAGGCGAAACGCTTGTCCTCTCTGGATACGATCAGGATCAGAACAGTACCGATGACAGTGGAACATTCGTTCCACAGAACATCTTGATGGGCGGCTCCAATGCGGCACAGCGCCGGCACACAGTCATTGTCATCTTGATCAATCCTGTAGTCATATCGTAG
- the pilO2 gene encoding type 4b pilus protein PilO2, whose amino-acid sequence MSLNAPMHIRILGNDVVAGLLWQPPQRQYNAGQIRAAAKELHCSGYVQLKLGNKQLQFALAQRGGSSSGQYSLAAMLSQRVPHANWAGVFELPGGKYTFVCVLGGAIMPGTDLVGDLDDIRLRFTETLDLIAGANKTLGIVYAPEALGAGEWTNERLENLITKSTFVRSVKVRALPGNVSRRGILMALGAASTVAVVAGGGIWWRGKRRDRQMGDIKPAPRIVEVPPPKSWTLSPDARTLSQYWIDTLDNIPYSVAGWTISRVHLAASELLCEYTRGIDGFPEDEFLEGFRRQGGFQVDVDSDGKAVVRRALSIPKHLPRAVATVLTSKELLSKWASRFQRFGVVPPKLESVPPKVPEEGPAGGNERVRLRWATPDWQVFGWSFQTRISPNILFSDFGIPGIELVSLDVTGFSDSGMDWKLEGMVYATAA is encoded by the coding sequence ATGTCGCTGAACGCGCCGATGCACATCCGCATTCTGGGCAATGACGTGGTAGCGGGATTGCTTTGGCAGCCACCACAGCGTCAGTACAACGCCGGACAGATCCGTGCAGCAGCCAAGGAACTTCACTGTTCCGGGTATGTGCAATTGAAGCTCGGGAACAAGCAGCTTCAATTTGCACTTGCCCAAAGAGGAGGATCGTCATCCGGGCAGTATTCGCTAGCCGCGATGCTGTCGCAACGGGTGCCGCACGCCAATTGGGCTGGTGTTTTCGAGCTTCCAGGCGGGAAGTACACGTTCGTGTGCGTGCTTGGTGGCGCAATCATGCCGGGGACCGATCTCGTCGGCGATCTCGATGACATCCGTCTGCGATTTACAGAGACACTCGACCTGATCGCCGGGGCGAACAAGACGCTCGGCATAGTCTACGCGCCTGAGGCGTTGGGTGCGGGTGAATGGACGAATGAGCGACTCGAGAACCTGATCACGAAGTCTACCTTCGTTCGATCCGTGAAGGTTAGGGCGCTGCCCGGCAACGTGAGCCGAAGGGGAATCCTGATGGCGTTGGGAGCCGCTTCGACCGTTGCAGTGGTTGCCGGGGGTGGTATCTGGTGGCGAGGAAAGCGTCGCGATCGACAAATGGGGGATATCAAGCCCGCGCCGCGGATCGTCGAAGTTCCTCCGCCCAAATCCTGGACGCTGAGTCCCGACGCCCGCACATTGTCGCAGTACTGGATCGACACGCTCGACAATATTCCCTACTCAGTGGCCGGATGGACGATTTCACGAGTGCATCTCGCCGCGTCGGAGCTGCTTTGCGAATACACACGCGGTATCGACGGCTTTCCTGAGGATGAGTTCCTGGAGGGATTTAGAAGGCAGGGTGGCTTTCAAGTCGACGTGGATTCGGACGGTAAGGCAGTGGTCAGGCGTGCGCTGTCCATTCCCAAACACTTGCCTCGCGCAGTTGCGACAGTGCTGACCTCGAAGGAACTCTTGTCGAAGTGGGCGTCGCGGTTTCAACGCTTCGGTGTTGTTCCCCCGAAGCTGGAAAGTGTCCCTCCCAAAGTTCCGGAGGAAGGGCCGGCAGGCGGTAACGAGCGCGTGCGTTTGCGTTGGGCGACGCCAGATTGGCAGGTATTCGGTTGGTCATTCCAAACCCGCATATCACCGAACATTCTTTTCAGTGATTTTGGGATTCCAGGGATCGAACTGGTGTCGTTGGACGTGACGGGTTTCTCCGATAGTGGAATGGATTGGAAGTTGGAGGGAATGGTTTATGCAACAGCAGCTTAA
- the pilP gene encoding type IV pilus biogenesis protein PilP: protein MQQQLNVVFLASAILAATTCHADEQALPGDNGKAGVERTNASGFVDRLGRLQTEVVLLKAEAARAQAQLSLEQARAPLDANRRQGVAAITSIYGRDQNLYAVAQFKDGRTQTVRAGDHLSNGYVVKRVSISSVTLVRKGDEIHIDLAPVRPPSLVYGNAGGALDTPPLPDRMYR, encoded by the coding sequence ATGCAACAGCAGCTTAATGTCGTTTTTCTCGCCAGTGCGATTCTGGCTGCTACTACCTGTCACGCAGACGAACAGGCGCTTCCGGGGGACAACGGGAAGGCCGGCGTGGAGCGGACGAATGCGTCGGGATTTGTCGACCGCCTCGGACGACTGCAGACGGAGGTGGTGTTGCTCAAGGCAGAGGCCGCGCGGGCTCAGGCGCAGCTCAGCCTGGAACAGGCGCGGGCACCGCTTGACGCTAACAGGCGCCAGGGGGTGGCCGCGATCACCAGCATTTACGGTCGTGATCAGAATCTTTATGCAGTGGCCCAGTTTAAGGATGGCCGCACGCAAACAGTGAGAGCTGGCGACCACCTGTCGAACGGATACGTTGTGAAACGGGTGTCGATTTCGTCCGTGACGCTCGTGAGGAAAGGCGACGAGATTCATATCGACCTCGCCCCTGTACGTCCGCCGAGCCTCGTGTATGGCAATGCGGGGGGCGCGCTGGATACGCCTCCGCTCCCGGATCGCATGTATCGATGA